Sequence from the Corallococcus sp. EGB genome:
CTTCGTGGGCCGGGAGGTGCACCTCAAGCTGCCGCAGCCGGATGGCTCCATCCGCGAGTACATCTTCGACGTCACGTACACGCCCACGCACGACATGCACGGGCAGGTGGACGGCATCGCCGGCTTCGGCTTCGACATGACGGACGTGGTGCGCGCCCGCGCGCGGGCGGAGCAGCTGGCGCGCGAGCTGTCGCACAACGAGGAGCACCTGCGCATCCTCGCGGGGGCCAGCTCCTTCCTGGCCACGTCGCTGGACTATCACGCCACGGTGCACAACGTGGTGCGCCTCGCGGTGCCCACGCTGGCGGACTGGTGTCTCATCGACTCGGCGCTGGAGGACGGCTCCTTCCAGCGCATGGAGGTGGAGCACGCGGACACGGAGCCGGCGTCGCTCGCGGAGCCGCTGCGACTGCGCATGACGTACGTGTCGGGCCTCTCCCAACTGGTCGGCACGGTCCCGCTGCTGCACGGCCAGCCCTTCTTCATCGAGAACTTCAGCGACGACCTCCTCCCGCAGCTCACGAAGGACCCGGAGCGCATCGCGTTGCTCCGGCAGCTGCGCATCCGTTCGCTGGTGGTGGTGCCGCTGGTGGCCGGGGAGCGTTTGCTGGGGCTGCTCAGCTATGTCACCACGCACCGCTCCGGCCGGAGCTACACGGCCGCGGACCTGCCCTTCCTCCAGGAGCTGGCCAACCGCGCCGCGCTCTCCATGGAGAACGCGAGGCTGTACCGCGAGGCGCGCGAAGCGGTGCACCTGCGCGACGAGTTCCTGGGCATCGCGAGCCACGAATTGAAGACGCCGCTCACGCCGCTCAACCTCAAGCTGCAGGCGCTGCGGCGCGAGCTGGACCGCACCCCCGGCCCGGTGCCGCGGGAGCTGGTGGAGCGATACCTGGACGTGGGCTCGCGGCAGCTGAAGAAGCTGGCGGAGCTGGTGAACGACCTGCTGGACGTGTCGCGCATCGCGGCCGGACGGTTGTCGCTGGAGTGCGCGCCCGTGGACCTGGTGGAGCTGGTGCGAGACGTGGTGGCCGCCTACGAGGGCCCCGCCGCGCGCACCGGCTCCGCGCTCCAGTTGGAGTGCGAGGGCGCCGTGATGGTGGGCATCTGGGACCGGCCGCGCCTGGAGCAGGTGGTGGTGAACCTGGTGGACAACGCCATCAAGTACGGCCAGGGGCGCCCCATCCAGGTCCGCCTGGAGACGCGAAACGGCAAGGCGGCGCTCACGGTGCGGGACCAGGGCATCGGCATCGCGGAGGAGTCGCTGCCGCGCCTCTTCGGCCGCTTCGAGCGAGCAGTGAGCGACCGGCACTACGGCGGCCTGGGCCTGGGCCTCTACATCACCCGCACGCTGGTGGAGGCCATGGGCGGCACGGTGCACGTGGAGAGCCGCCTGGGCCAGGGCTCCATCTTCACCGTGGAGCTGCCCCTGCCCCAGCCATCCGCGGAGGCTGGGGCCCCGGCGCCCTGATCAGGTCGCGGCGCGGACACGCGGCAGCTGCGCGTGGGGTTCCCAGGGGCCACTGGACCCCAGGCAGTGGCGGCAGGTGGCGAGCGGCGCGTCCCGCTCCAGGTAGGCCAGCAGGCGGGTGAGCAGGTCCGGCTCATCGAGCGACACGCTGTCGCGCTCCGCGAGCGAGGGCAGGTGCGGGTGCTCCGCGGCGAGGACGGTGGCGACGTGGGGCGGCCGGGTGCAGAGGTAGAAGCGGCCCTGGTGGACCAGGTGGCAGCGCTGCTTGAGCCAGCACTTCGCGAAGACGTCCTGGACCTCCGCGTCGGACGCGAGCGGCGCGTCCGGGGTGATGCGCTGGAAGCGGTCGATGGCCTTCACCGTGAGGTGGACGCCGTGCCGGTCGCAGCGTTCGGTGATGCGGGCGATGGAGCGCTCGGGCAGGGGCGCGGACGTGTAGAACGACAGGGTCATCCGGTCGAGCCGTTCGTACACGGCGTCGGGGGCGCTCTGGGCGAGGAAGCCGTTGGTGGTGACGGACACCTGTTCGGAGAGGCCAGAGGCGCGCACCACGTCCAGTACGGCGGGCAGATCCGGATGGAGGAAGGGCTCACCGCCGGTGAGCTTGAAGACGTTGGGCTTGAGCACGCGCGACAGGCGGCGCAGGTCCTCGGCGAGCGCTTGCGGTGACACGGCCCACGCGGGCAGGTGCGGCGACAGCGGGCAGCACTGCGCGCAGCGCAGGTTGCAGTGCGTGGTGACGTGCGTCTCCAGGGACCAGGTGAGGACGCGGCTGTCGTGGAGCTCGTAGCGCACGGGGCGGGAGTCTAACCGCCCCCCCCAGCCCTGGGGCCCGTATCCCTCTCCATGCGCCGGGGCTGGAGGTTCACCGCGCCGCACAGAACGCCAGCACCTGGGCGAACGGATACTCGGCCAGGGTGCCGAAGAGCTTGTGCCCGCTGAGCTTCGCCTTGGAGAGCGCGGGGCTGCTGAGGCCGCAGAGGAAGCGGGCCGCCTGCCGGGGATGCCCCAGCGCCTCCGGGTGCTTCGCCATCAGCGACCGGACCGTGGCCACCTCCAACTGTTCCCGCAGCTCCGGCCGGGGATACGGCGGTGGCAGCACGCGCGCCACGCCCGTGCGGCACCAGGTGCAGTGGCCGCAAGGCGCTTCACGCTGCTCACCGAAGTGGGCCACCAGCGCGTTGCTCTGGCAGCCGTCGTGCGTGACGAGCCGGAGGACATCGCGCACCCGCGACACCTCCTGGGCTTCGCGCTTCTGGAAGCGCCCCTGCAACAGGGCCACGAGCGCCTTCGCGTCCTCGTGCTCGCGCAGCCGCGTGTAGCGCTGGCGCGGCTCGGCCACCTGCACCTCCGCGTAGCCCTGCTCCTGGAAGTAATCGAGCGCCTTCACCACCCGGTCTCGCGGCTGGCCCAGCGCCTTCGCGACCTCGGTGGGGTCGAACGTGTACCAGGTGCGTCCCTTCTTCGCTTGCGCGAACAGGTCCTTCACGAAGCGGGCACGCTCGCCCTGGAACTTCCCTACGAGCGCATCCACCGAGCCCGCGGGCTGCACCTTGTAGCCCGCGTAGTACGGCGTGCCCTGGCGCAGCACCCCCTCCAGCTCCAGGTACGTCAGCGCCGTGCGCAGCACCAGGGGCCGCAGGTCGTGGCGGTTGCCCAGCGCGTACAGGTCCAGGTGCAGCTCGGGTCCCGAGGACAGCAGCTCCTTCACCAGCGCAGCCAGTGCCTCCGGCAGCGGCGTGTCCCCGAGCGCGAAGTTCTCCAGCGTGGGCACGTCGTCCGGACACGCGAGCAACTCCACCACGGACGGCTTGCCGTCACGGCCCGCGCGGCCGATCTCCTGGCTGTAGCTCTCCAGGCCCTTGGGCAGGTTGTAGTGGTACACGGCGCGCACGTCCGCCTTGTCGATGCCCATCCCGAACGCGATGGTCGCCACGACGATGCCCTTCGCGGAGCGGGTC
This genomic interval carries:
- a CDS encoding radical SAM protein is translated as MRYELHDSRVLTWSLETHVTTHCNLRCAQCCPLSPHLPAWAVSPQALAEDLRRLSRVLKPNVFKLTGGEPFLHPDLPAVLDVVRASGLSEQVSVTTNGFLAQSAPDAVYERLDRMTLSFYTSAPLPERSIARITERCDRHGVHLTVKAIDRFQRITPDAPLASDAEVQDVFAKCWLKQRCHLVHQGRFYLCTRPPHVATVLAAEHPHLPSLAERDSVSLDEPDLLTRLLAYLERDAPLATCRHCLGSSGPWEPHAQLPRVRAAT
- a CDS encoding ATP-binding protein, which translates into the protein MRYALAVVSVGVAFVVQRALWPFMVNTPYLAFFAAVVFSSWRGGWGPGLVTTGLSLLLVQYFFLQPLDEWRLAPGTLVPLLFFLALCLFAMTLNARLRRANAERADLLERERASRAAAEYERARLHELFMHAPAHLAIFRGPQHVFELSNPLNSALLGNPERILGLPAREVGPREEAEQVARILDQVYTTGEAFVGREVHLKLPQPDGSIREYIFDVTYTPTHDMHGQVDGIAGFGFDMTDVVRARARAEQLARELSHNEEHLRILAGASSFLATSLDYHATVHNVVRLAVPTLADWCLIDSALEDGSFQRMEVEHADTEPASLAEPLRLRMTYVSGLSQLVGTVPLLHGQPFFIENFSDDLLPQLTKDPERIALLRQLRIRSLVVVPLVAGERLLGLLSYVTTHRSGRSYTAADLPFLQELANRAALSMENARLYREAREAVHLRDEFLGIASHELKTPLTPLNLKLQALRRELDRTPGPVPRELVERYLDVGSRQLKKLAELVNDLLDVSRIAAGRLSLECAPVDLVELVRDVVAAYEGPAARTGSALQLECEGAVMVGIWDRPRLEQVVVNLVDNAIKYGQGRPIQVRLETRNGKAALTVRDQGIGIAEESLPRLFGRFERAVSDRHYGGLGLGLYITRTLVEAMGGTVHVESRLGQGSIFTVELPLPQPSAEAGAPAP
- a CDS encoding RecQ family ATP-dependent DNA helicase → MDVVLRELFGLESFRPGQREVITALLEPHGSALAVFPTGGGKSLCYQLPALLLEGLTVVVSPLIALMKDQIDALERRGIRAARLDSSLSLEESREVTESLRDGTLKLLYVAPERFNNERFMGLLSELPISLFAVDEAHCVSEWGHNFRPDYLKLAQAARTLQAERILALTATATPQVVHDICEGFGIPESHAVVTGFYRNNLTLETTPTGPEARDALLVERLKSRPPGTTIVYVTLQKTAERVAALLSAEGLPASAYHAGLEAEERERVQDAWTRSAKGIVVATIAFGMGIDKADVRAVYHYNLPKGLESYSQEIGRAGRDGKPSVVELLACPDDVPTLENFALGDTPLPEALAALVKELLSSGPELHLDLYALGNRHDLRPLVLRTALTYLELEGVLRQGTPYYAGYKVQPAGSVDALVGKFQGERARFVKDLFAQAKKGRTWYTFDPTEVAKALGQPRDRVVKALDYFQEQGYAEVQVAEPRQRYTRLREHEDAKALVALLQGRFQKREAQEVSRVRDVLRLVTHDGCQSNALVAHFGEQREAPCGHCTWCRTGVARVLPPPYPRPELREQLEVATVRSLMAKHPEALGHPRQAARFLCGLSSPALSKAKLSGHKLFGTLAEYPFAQVLAFCAAR